A region from the Melospiza georgiana isolate bMelGeo1 chromosome 10, bMelGeo1.pri, whole genome shotgun sequence genome encodes:
- the CRYGS gene encoding gamma-crystallin S isoform X1 — protein MSRAGTKVTFYEDKNFLGRYYECDSDCPDFHSYLSRCNSIRVDGGTWVAYERPNYAGNMYVLTHGEYPDYHHWMGLNDRLGSCKYIQIPSGGRGHIQVFEKGDFGGQMFEATEDCPSIMEEWHMREVHACRVLEGVWVFYEHPNYRGRQYVLPKGEYRKPVEWGAASPAVQSFRSISE, from the exons GTCACCTTCTATGAAGACAAGAACTTCCTGGGCCGTTACTACGAGTGCGACAGCGACTGCCCCGATTTCCACAGCTACCTGAGCCGCTGCAACTCCATCCGTGTGGATGGAGGCACCTGGGTGGCCTACGAGAGGCCCAACTATGCTGGGAACATGTACGTGCTGACCCACGGGGAGTACCCTGACTACCACCACTGGATGGGCCTCAACGACCGCCTGGGCTCCTGCAAGTACATCCAGATC ccaAGTGGAGGCCGAGGCCACATCCAGGTGTTTGAGAAGGGAGATTTTGGCGGGCAGATGTTCGAAGCCACCGAAGACTGCCCCTCCATCATGGAGGAGTGGCACATGCGTGAGGTGCACGCCTGCAGGGTGCTGGAGGGCGTCTGGGTGTTCTACGAGCACCCCAACTACCGGGGCCGGCAGTACGTGCTGCCCAAGGGGGAGTACCGCAAGCCCGTGGAGTGGGGCGCGGCCAGCCCCGCCGTCCAGTCCTTCCGCAGCATCTCCGAGTGA
- the CRYGS gene encoding gamma-crystallin S isoform X2 yields MGKVTFYEDKNFLGRYYECDSDCPDFHSYLSRCNSIRVDGGTWVAYERPNYAGNMYVLTHGEYPDYHHWMGLNDRLGSCKYIQIVGVTPRQGMLPFIPSWEGRGHIQVFEKGDFGGQMFEATEDCPSIMEEWHMREVHACRVLEGVWVFYEHPNYRGRQYVLPKGEYRKPVEWGAASPAVQSFRSISE; encoded by the exons GTCACCTTCTATGAAGACAAGAACTTCCTGGGCCGTTACTACGAGTGCGACAGCGACTGCCCCGATTTCCACAGCTACCTGAGCCGCTGCAACTCCATCCGTGTGGATGGAGGCACCTGGGTGGCCTACGAGAGGCCCAACTATGCTGGGAACATGTACGTGCTGACCCACGGGGAGTACCCTGACTACCACCACTGGATGGGCCTCAACGACCGCCTGGGCTCCTGCAAGTACATCCAGATCGTAGGTGTCACCCCTCGCCAGGGGATGCTGCCATTTATCCCATCCTGGGAGG GCCGAGGCCACATCCAGGTGTTTGAGAAGGGAGATTTTGGCGGGCAGATGTTCGAAGCCACCGAAGACTGCCCCTCCATCATGGAGGAGTGGCACATGCGTGAGGTGCACGCCTGCAGGGTGCTGGAGGGCGTCTGGGTGTTCTACGAGCACCCCAACTACCGGGGCCGGCAGTACGTGCTGCCCAAGGGGGAGTACCGCAAGCCCGTGGAGTGGGGCGCGGCCAGCCCCGCCGTCCAGTCCTTCCGCAGCATCTCCGAGTGA
- the CRYGS gene encoding gamma-crystallin S isoform X3, whose amino-acid sequence MGKVTFYEDKNFLGRYYECDSDCPDFHSYLSRCNSIRVDGGTWVAYERPNYAGNMYVLTHGEYPDYHHWMGLNDRLGSCKYIQIVGRGHIQVFEKGDFGGQMFEATEDCPSIMEEWHMREVHACRVLEGVWVFYEHPNYRGRQYVLPKGEYRKPVEWGAASPAVQSFRSISE is encoded by the exons GTCACCTTCTATGAAGACAAGAACTTCCTGGGCCGTTACTACGAGTGCGACAGCGACTGCCCCGATTTCCACAGCTACCTGAGCCGCTGCAACTCCATCCGTGTGGATGGAGGCACCTGGGTGGCCTACGAGAGGCCCAACTATGCTGGGAACATGTACGTGCTGACCCACGGGGAGTACCCTGACTACCACCACTGGATGGGCCTCAACGACCGCCTGGGCTCCTGCAAGTACATCCAGATCGTAG GCCGAGGCCACATCCAGGTGTTTGAGAAGGGAGATTTTGGCGGGCAGATGTTCGAAGCCACCGAAGACTGCCCCTCCATCATGGAGGAGTGGCACATGCGTGAGGTGCACGCCTGCAGGGTGCTGGAGGGCGTCTGGGTGTTCTACGAGCACCCCAACTACCGGGGCCGGCAGTACGTGCTGCCCAAGGGGGAGTACCGCAAGCCCGTGGAGTGGGGCGCGGCCAGCCCCGCCGTCCAGTCCTTCCGCAGCATCTCCGAGTGA